One segment of Candidatus Eremiobacterota bacterium DNA contains the following:
- a CDS encoding phosphoglycerate dehydrogenase, producing the protein MEKIVITTTTFGEYDETPLELLSGFEVIKNPYRRKLSSVEAVELARDAVGILAGTEKLDAKAITSLPKLKVISRVGTGLDSVDCTAAERCGIRVFNTPDAPTLAVAELTVALMLNLMRKISFMDRRLREGKWEKCMGNLLYGRNVGIVGFGKIGKKVAELLMAFGCKISYADPCVDDEKACTCLPLEEVLASSDIVTLHADSKERILGEKELRLMKAGALLLNLSRGEAVNYGALAALLKEGHLAGAALDVFPDEPYTGPLKELEQVILTPHIGSYAMECRVQMEIAAVKNLLEGLGARKKVKP; encoded by the coding sequence ATGGAAAAGATAGTTATCACCACCACCACCTTCGGTGAGTACGATGAGACGCCGCTTGAGCTCTTAAGCGGTTTCGAGGTGATAAAGAACCCCTACAGGAGGAAGCTGAGCTCCGTCGAGGCCGTGGAGCTCGCCCGCGACGCCGTGGGCATCCTGGCGGGCACGGAAAAGCTTGACGCAAAGGCCATCACGTCGCTCCCGAAGCTCAAGGTCATCTCAAGGGTAGGCACGGGCCTTGACAGCGTGGACTGCACCGCCGCCGAGCGCTGCGGCATCAGGGTCTTTAACACCCCCGACGCCCCCACCCTCGCCGTGGCAGAGCTCACCGTGGCTCTCATGCTCAACCTCATGAGGAAGATATCATTCATGGACCGCAGGCTCAGGGAGGGCAAGTGGGAGAAGTGCATGGGGAACCTTCTTTACGGCAGGAACGTGGGGATTGTGGGCTTTGGCAAGATAGGGAAAAAAGTGGCGGAGCTTCTCATGGCTTTCGGCTGCAAGATATCGTACGCGGACCCCTGCGTGGACGATGAAAAGGCCTGCACATGCCTCCCCCTCGAAGAGGTCCTCGCCTCGTCAGACATAGTCACCCTCCATGCCGATTCAAAAGAGAGGATCCTCGGCGAGAAGGAGCTCCGGCTTATGAAGGCAGGCGCGCTGCTCCTCAACCTGTCACGGGGAGAGGCGGTGAACTATGGAGCCCTGGCGGCGCTCCTTAAGGAAGGGCACCTCGCAGGGGCAGCCCTTGACGTGTTCCCCGACGAGCCTTACACAGGGCCCCTCAAGGAGCTCGAGCAGGTGATCCTCACGCCTCACATCGGCTCATACGCCATGGAGTGCCGCGTCCAGATGGAGATTGCGGCGGTGAAGAACCTCCTGGAAGGCCTTGGAGCCCGGAAAAAGGTGAAGCCGTGA
- a CDS encoding HAD hydrolase-like protein, which yields MIRAVIFDFDGVILESAEIKTEAFRDLSGDLCPEHAEHIVTYHKENVGISRYVKFRYIYEKLLKKPYTEEIEKTLGERFAVFVKEKVFTAPFVPGALEFLERFHGKYAFFVASGTPEEELQMIVRERGLQKYFLEVAGSPAKKPALIRSILERHHYQPDEVVFIGDGDSDRRAALETGIPFIARLTTECSDDLRSHPHTLDDLTGLGEALEGLNAGAGSL from the coding sequence GTGATCCGCGCCGTCATCTTCGATTTTGACGGCGTCATCCTGGAATCGGCGGAGATAAAGACCGAAGCCTTCCGCGATCTGTCAGGCGACCTCTGCCCGGAGCACGCGGAGCATATTGTCACCTACCACAAGGAAAATGTGGGGATCTCACGATATGTGAAGTTCCGCTATATCTACGAAAAGCTTCTCAAGAAGCCTTACACAGAAGAGATTGAAAAGACCCTGGGGGAGAGGTTTGCCGTCTTTGTCAAGGAGAAGGTCTTCACGGCGCCCTTCGTGCCCGGCGCCCTTGAGTTCCTGGAGCGCTTCCACGGGAAGTATGCCTTCTTCGTGGCCTCGGGAACGCCTGAAGAAGAGCTTCAGATGATAGTAAGGGAGCGGGGGCTCCAGAAGTATTTCCTCGAGGTCGCCGGCTCGCCGGCAAAGAAGCCCGCCCTTATAAGGAGCATCCTGGAGCGTCACCACTACCAACCCGACGAGGTAGTCTTCATAGGAGACGGCGACAGCGACCGCCGCGCCGCCCTTGAGACCGGCATCCCCTTCATCGCAAGGCTCACCACTGAGTGCAGTGACGACCTGAGGAGCCATCCCCACACGCTCGATGACCTCACTGGACTGGGAGAGGCTCTCGAGGGCCTGAACGCCGGGGCTGGGAGCCTGTAG
- a CDS encoding XRE family transcriptional regulator, which yields MIGARLLQARRAAGLSLRELAARAEISAMALSKYERDLMSPAPASLEKLARVLSVDADFFHCPLKIALSEPSFRKRGTLSRREGERITFALRQSLERMLDLEHIFGVARSAFFSLPPAVTREVRSLEDVELRADSLRQHWNLGAAPLESVASIMEEHGIKVFVSDAPEGVDGFSCRARGGWVNAREAPVIVISSRLPGDRQRFSMLHELGHLVLDTAVDIDREKACHRFAGAFLVPREAALRELGVRRSRLSFYELKILKQKYGISMQALVYRAADLAVISRTMAQGLFTAMSRRGWKKKEPCEIGREEPRRYKLLLFQAVVEGLITRQQALEYLGEPVEETRHELEAEWVFEELSELLQDDFPDLDRAGFEQ from the coding sequence ATGATCGGAGCACGCCTGCTGCAGGCGAGGAGAGCCGCGGGGCTGAGCCTCCGGGAGCTTGCCGCCAGGGCGGAGATCTCGGCGATGGCGCTCTCCAAGTATGAGAGGGATCTCATGTCGCCTGCGCCCGCCTCTCTGGAGAAGCTTGCCCGCGTGCTCTCGGTGGATGCGGATTTTTTTCATTGCCCTCTCAAGATCGCCCTCTCGGAGCCCTCTTTCAGGAAGCGGGGCACCCTGTCCCGGAGGGAGGGTGAGAGAATCACCTTCGCGCTCCGTCAGAGCCTCGAGAGAATGCTTGATCTTGAGCATATTTTCGGCGTTGCCCGCTCGGCGTTCTTCAGCTTGCCCCCGGCGGTCACAAGGGAGGTCAGGAGCCTCGAGGATGTCGAGCTGAGGGCCGATTCGCTCCGCCAGCACTGGAATCTCGGTGCGGCGCCGCTGGAAAGTGTCGCCTCCATAATGGAGGAGCATGGGATCAAGGTTTTTGTCTCTGATGCGCCTGAAGGGGTTGACGGGTTCTCGTGCAGGGCGAGGGGCGGCTGGGTAAATGCCAGGGAGGCCCCGGTGATCGTGATAAGCAGCAGGCTCCCCGGTGACCGTCAGCGCTTCAGCATGCTTCATGAGCTTGGCCACCTTGTACTTGATACCGCTGTGGACATAGACAGAGAAAAGGCCTGCCACCGCTTTGCGGGGGCGTTTCTCGTCCCGCGGGAGGCCGCCCTGAGGGAGCTCGGGGTAAGGCGCTCGCGGTTGAGCTTCTATGAGCTGAAGATTCTGAAGCAGAAATATGGAATAAGCATGCAGGCCCTGGTATACCGGGCCGCGGACCTGGCGGTGATCAGCAGGACCATGGCGCAGGGGCTTTTTACTGCAATGAGCAGGCGCGGGTGGAAGAAAAAGGAGCCCTGCGAGATCGGAAGGGAGGAGCCCCGTCGCTATAAGCTTCTGCTCTTCCAGGCCGTCGTGGAGGGGCTGATTACCAGGCAGCAGGCCCTGGAGTATCTCGGGGAGCCCGTGGAAGAGACGAGGCACGAGCTTGAGGCGGAGTGGGTCTTTGAGGAGCTCTCCGAGCTTCTCCAGGATGACTTCCCAGATCTTGACAGAGCCGGCTTTGAGCAGTAA
- a CDS encoding YgiT-type zinc finger protein translates to MTPLCRCESEFVEKKTTLHKQWNGEWHIIEDVPVFVCPQCGEEYYDGRVLMNIERMLADKDHIEKVISVPVMRYKVA, encoded by the coding sequence ATGACGCCCCTCTGCAGATGCGAAAGCGAATTTGTTGAGAAAAAGACCACTCTTCATAAACAATGGAATGGTGAATGGCATATCATTGAAGATGTTCCCGTCTTCGTCTGCCCTCAATGCGGAGAGGAATACTATGACGGCAGGGTGCTGATGAACATAGAGCGGATGCTTGCCGATAAGGACCATATCGAAAAAGTGATATCCGTGCCGGTCATGAGGTACAAAGTGGCCTGA
- a CDS encoding HNH endonuclease signature motif containing protein — protein sequence MNTGVIREYPGYEAVMEGGQVFRALPGLPLVTYGADEVLSRSNCRHIFRDLTAEVLDWNLWCLSHAGTKLDILIGEALLSLNGKLEKLGYVRVSDFVREELGISSRSGYELMRNAKALQKLPLIREALEKGHLRKSALRHLFQVVTPETEAEWLSKAMYSTIRELEEEVKNFKAGAGEAGTRDGSGDAEGGPEGSGINAFVARSDYEEDTGSLAVSARVPFSVAAKWDRALEVFRRIEEAELPSESFVEALLAEFAASAPLGGIGDPGTTVQSPEDSDSGTGKPEAREAAGASLCRSQGKDSQGACVTHGEGAYSRNSLDASGTKENGTDPAIEKKALLLGALAGAIGSLDDEASFGERDKELARQVHKDLEEVSHLWEFLPWKPVTVELPSEFQAPGNHRPDADTAVTPDSTLVRPPADPFETVARLRKMASLRHSLSFYQGRLLRTLNNFGLYKDMLFLSLGHYTRERLGMSRSAAYSLIKLERWYLEYPDMLDLVQAGKLTPEQARLLSKVFNEGTRVQGAWLSYAQEVPVATLMLAVEGFLRFAKRAVHKKWDIAPEAFEVAVTGRSVKRVPAPPSNATEPSGDEGLDIGIQLCAQQKTMEGGGNSGVPAVIWKVTEGGEHPELPEILSILSGDPHKDGTFGSNPQALIRFFLKRDLIPLWNHAVRLWGGEDLALFIEALLDAFLSAWDHPEKRDLHSRVLARDHYQCQAPGCRCRRNLNAHHIKYRSHGGPTTEGNLLTLCMAHHLRCLHEGHLIIRGTAPHSLTFIFPRGR from the coding sequence GTGAATACCGGCGTGATCCGCGAGTATCCTGGCTACGAGGCCGTCATGGAGGGCGGGCAGGTCTTCAGGGCACTTCCCGGCCTCCCGCTGGTCACGTACGGCGCCGACGAGGTGCTCTCGCGCTCGAATTGTCGCCATATCTTTCGCGATCTCACCGCGGAGGTCCTGGACTGGAACCTCTGGTGCCTCTCCCATGCCGGCACGAAGCTTGATATCCTCATAGGCGAGGCCCTTCTCTCTCTCAACGGGAAGCTCGAGAAGCTCGGCTATGTGAGAGTGTCCGACTTTGTCCGCGAGGAGCTGGGGATCTCGTCCAGGAGCGGCTATGAGCTGATGCGGAACGCGAAGGCCCTTCAGAAGCTCCCCCTCATCAGGGAAGCTCTTGAAAAGGGGCACCTCCGCAAGAGCGCGCTGCGGCATCTTTTCCAGGTAGTGACGCCCGAGACCGAGGCGGAGTGGCTCTCCAAGGCCATGTATTCCACCATAAGAGAACTTGAAGAGGAGGTGAAGAATTTTAAAGCCGGCGCCGGGGAGGCCGGCACAAGGGATGGTTCGGGGGATGCTGAAGGCGGCCCCGAGGGGAGCGGCATCAATGCCTTCGTCGCCAGGAGTGATTACGAGGAGGACACAGGGAGCCTCGCGGTAAGCGCGCGGGTTCCTTTTTCCGTTGCCGCGAAATGGGATCGGGCCCTCGAGGTCTTCCGCAGGATCGAGGAGGCGGAGCTCCCTTCGGAGAGCTTCGTGGAGGCCCTTCTTGCGGAGTTCGCCGCTTCGGCGCCGCTCGGGGGTATCGGGGATCCTGGCACAACGGTGCAGTCTCCGGAGGATTCCGATTCCGGGACAGGGAAGCCTGAGGCTCGGGAGGCCGCGGGAGCTTCTCTCTGCCGCTCGCAGGGGAAAGACTCCCAGGGAGCCTGCGTCACCCACGGCGAGGGGGCATACTCTCGGAATAGCCTTGATGCTTCCGGCACCAAGGAGAACGGAACCGATCCCGCCATCGAGAAGAAAGCCCTTCTCCTTGGCGCCCTGGCGGGTGCCATCGGCTCCCTCGATGACGAGGCCTCCTTCGGCGAGCGGGACAAGGAGCTTGCCCGCCAGGTCCACAAGGATCTCGAAGAGGTGTCGCACCTCTGGGAGTTTTTGCCCTGGAAACCTGTCACGGTGGAGCTTCCTTCGGAGTTTCAGGCTCCCGGGAACCACAGGCCTGATGCCGATACCGCCGTCACTCCCGACAGCACCCTTGTGCGTCCTCCCGCCGATCCCTTCGAGACGGTCGCCCGCCTCCGGAAGATGGCTTCCCTGCGCCACTCCCTCTCCTTCTACCAGGGGAGGCTCCTGCGGACTCTCAACAATTTCGGCCTCTACAAGGACATGCTCTTCCTCTCCCTGGGCCACTACACCAGGGAGCGCCTCGGGATGTCCCGCAGCGCCGCATATTCCTTAATCAAATTAGAAAGGTGGTATCTGGAATATCCCGATATGCTGGACCTCGTGCAGGCGGGGAAGCTCACCCCCGAGCAGGCGCGCCTTCTTTCAAAGGTCTTCAATGAGGGGACCAGGGTCCAGGGGGCGTGGCTCTCTTACGCCCAGGAGGTTCCGGTGGCCACCCTCATGCTGGCCGTCGAGGGATTCCTCCGCTTCGCGAAGAGGGCTGTCCACAAGAAATGGGACATCGCTCCCGAGGCCTTCGAGGTGGCCGTCACGGGGAGATCCGTCAAGAGGGTCCCCGCCCCTCCTTCAAATGCCACGGAACCCAGTGGAGACGAGGGTTTGGATATCGGAATCCAACTTTGTGCACAGCAAAAAACCATGGAAGGAGGAGGTAATTCCGGGGTCCCCGCCGTCATCTGGAAGGTCACCGAAGGCGGTGAGCACCCTGAGCTCCCTGAGATTCTCTCGATACTCTCGGGGGACCCCCACAAAGACGGAACCTTCGGGTCAAACCCCCAGGCCCTCATCCGCTTCTTCCTGAAAAGGGATCTCATCCCTCTCTGGAACCACGCCGTGAGGCTCTGGGGCGGAGAGGACCTTGCCCTCTTCATCGAGGCCCTCCTTGACGCATTCCTCTCCGCATGGGACCACCCCGAAAAAAGGGACCTCCACAGCCGCGTCCTCGCCCGGGACCACTACCAGTGCCAGGCTCCCGGCTGCCGGTGCCGGCGCAATCTCAACGCGCACCACATCAAATACCGCTCCCATGGCGGCCCCACGACCGAGGGCAATCTCCTCACCCTCTGCATGGCCCACCACCTTCGGTGCCTCCACGAGGGCCACCTCATCATCAGGGGCACGGCTCCTCACAGCCTCACCTTCATCTTCCCCCGGGGCAGGTGA
- a CDS encoding DUF4258 domain-containing protein: MEDSTFFETIKAHFAEQNFYLTAHARKEAETDTLTIIEIWEALISGEMIEDYPDDPRGHSCFSLDPQKAAEQFIYAAVSKEEKPV; this comes from the coding sequence ATGGAAGACAGCACCTTCTTTGAGACAATAAAAGCGCACTTTGCCGAGCAAAATTTCTACCTCACCGCTCATGCCAGGAAAGAAGCTGAAACAGATACCCTCACCATAATCGAGATATGGGAAGCCCTGATAAGCGGGGAAATGATAGAAGATTACCCCGATGATCCCAGGGGCCACAGCTGCTTTTCCTTGGATCCTCAAAAAGCGGCAGAGCAATTCATATATGCTGCGGTTTCAAAGGAGGAAAAGCCTGTGTAA
- a CDS encoding ATP-binding protein yields the protein METGLITAVIGARQVGKTTMLLKLQELIAAKGPVAGAMIFYFTFDDPLLRAELYRDAKHLEREIERRTGMPFPGDKPVLIIIDEVQKVPLIFDWLKLVYDRHCENLRLVLSGSSSPELRLGSAESLAGRITFLRLFPLSLREIIKSAWGLALPPPLWDILGGTHPMKDFISRQSLLYSHKAELENLLERILLEGCLPAVYAADTPAEKLLRLQSMIETYLERDIRAMQEIGDLNSYVSVLKTISYEIGSLLNLSSLSSDLGIAYNTLKKYISILEDTFVLNILAPMVPRVRKRSVKSSKVYFFDVGIANMLVKRTEREHIHGPVGGFLFENIMLKSFEAENRNRLARKNCYFWRDYDGHEIDLVVSAGAHLFPVEIDYGKNLPREKLRNFKAFFEQFPESLYGIFLYRGELKEEQLGERKIFLIPWWLWW from the coding sequence ATGGAAACCGGCCTCATCACCGCCGTCATCGGCGCCAGGCAGGTAGGCAAGACTACTATGCTTCTCAAGCTGCAGGAGCTGATTGCCGCCAAAGGGCCGGTCGCCGGAGCCATGATTTTTTATTTCACTTTTGACGATCCCCTTCTGAGGGCTGAGCTCTACCGGGATGCGAAGCACCTGGAGAGGGAGATAGAGAGAAGAACAGGGATGCCGTTTCCTGGCGACAAGCCGGTCTTGATAATTATTGATGAGGTGCAGAAGGTCCCTCTCATATTTGATTGGCTCAAGCTCGTTTATGACAGGCATTGTGAAAACCTCAGGCTGGTACTTTCAGGCTCATCGTCACCGGAGCTGAGATTGGGCTCCGCCGAAAGCCTGGCCGGCAGGATTACCTTTCTCAGGCTTTTCCCGCTGTCATTACGGGAGATCATTAAATCAGCATGGGGGCTCGCCCTTCCCCCGCCATTGTGGGACATTCTGGGCGGGACTCACCCTATGAAAGATTTTATCTCCCGCCAGTCCCTTCTCTACAGCCACAAAGCGGAGCTTGAAAATCTTCTTGAACGGATACTTCTTGAAGGCTGCCTCCCCGCGGTATATGCGGCAGATACGCCGGCAGAGAAGCTCCTGCGCCTCCAGAGCATGATAGAAACCTATCTGGAGCGCGATATTCGCGCGATGCAGGAGATCGGGGATCTGAACAGTTACGTGAGCGTCCTGAAAACGATCTCATACGAGATCGGCTCTCTCCTCAACCTGAGCTCTCTGTCTTCCGATCTCGGTATTGCCTATAATACTCTCAAGAAGTATATCTCCATTCTGGAAGACACCTTTGTGCTGAATATTCTTGCCCCGATGGTCCCGCGGGTAAGAAAAAGATCTGTCAAGAGCAGCAAAGTGTATTTCTTCGATGTCGGGATAGCCAATATGCTTGTAAAACGAACGGAGCGGGAGCATATTCACGGCCCCGTGGGGGGATTTCTTTTTGAGAACATCATGCTGAAATCCTTTGAGGCTGAAAACAGGAATCGTCTTGCCAGAAAGAATTGTTATTTCTGGAGGGATTACGACGGGCATGAAATAGATCTGGTGGTCTCGGCAGGAGCTCACCTATTTCCCGTAGAGATAGACTACGGGAAAAATCTGCCGAGAGAAAAACTGAGAAATTTCAAAGCTTTCTTCGAGCAGTTCCCCGAGTCGCTCTATGGTATCTTTCTCTACCGCGGCGAGCTCAAGGAGGAGCAACTGGGAGAGAGGAAGATCTTTCTCATTCCCTGGTGGCTCTGGTGGTAG